The following coding sequences lie in one Thalassoglobus polymorphus genomic window:
- a CDS encoding DUF1573 domain-containing protein, translating into MEEQKSTSRLPLWATGLVLCGLTPAVLAGIFTQAAPVARPISGLVERDPLVFSQYAVHLGEVRPVGTVPAHFDFFNAGKTPIEIVKLDPSCGCLAPRLYDEKTRYEPGEQGRFYVSVKTANETPGPKEYTVKVSYNDGKPQERIVSFKLTVPEKKVSITPAEVYFYQTHGRADSREIVLEDHRGLNLNIVDFEYNDSTAQVTLGEKIVEGTTSRTPIRIDVPGDVPPGRHVSVLTIHTDDSEYQTIRVPILIWGPESNIQQASAEEIKQKPTPTTKRSKIK; encoded by the coding sequence ATGGAAGAACAAAAATCAACAAGCCGCCTTCCGCTGTGGGCGACGGGGCTCGTCTTATGCGGTCTCACGCCAGCGGTCCTGGCGGGGATTTTCACTCAAGCTGCGCCTGTCGCACGACCTATTTCGGGGCTCGTCGAACGGGACCCGCTTGTCTTCTCTCAATATGCGGTCCATCTGGGTGAGGTCCGGCCCGTCGGCACGGTTCCGGCACACTTCGACTTCTTCAATGCCGGGAAGACTCCGATTGAAATCGTCAAGCTCGATCCAAGTTGTGGCTGTTTAGCACCACGGTTGTACGATGAAAAAACTCGCTACGAACCGGGCGAACAAGGGAGGTTCTATGTTTCGGTGAAAACCGCGAACGAAACCCCTGGCCCTAAAGAATATACTGTCAAAGTTAGCTACAACGACGGAAAACCGCAGGAGAGAATCGTTTCATTCAAGCTGACGGTTCCGGAGAAGAAAGTTTCAATCACCCCTGCTGAAGTCTACTTCTACCAGACTCATGGTCGGGCTGACTCGCGAGAAATCGTCCTCGAAGACCATCGTGGATTGAATTTGAACATTGTCGATTTTGAATACAACGACAGCACCGCACAGGTGACCCTCGGAGAAAAAATTGTCGAGGGAACCACTTCCAGGACCCCAATTCGCATCGATGTTCCCGGAGATGTCCCACCGGGACGGCATGTCTCGGTCTTAACAATTCATACTGACGACAGCGAGTATCAGACCATTCGAGTCCCCATTCTTATTTGGGGGCCGGAATCGAACATTCAGCAAGCGAGTGCTGAGGAAATCAAGCAGAAGCCCACACCTACAACCAAGCGATCGAAGATCAAGTAG
- a CDS encoding transcriptional regulator codes for MTQKPTRIPESTANELPRELIELGKKIAALPEEHYRELEHSYSQIVDCVRRRRRILNLVQEALSQLRLDVKYLMFDLEITRQERDLLQAQIEDGGSDDFTSDWS; via the coding sequence ATGACGCAAAAACCAACTCGAATTCCTGAATCGACAGCAAATGAATTACCGCGAGAACTCATTGAGCTCGGTAAAAAAATAGCTGCGCTCCCTGAGGAGCATTATCGGGAACTCGAACATTCTTATTCTCAGATTGTTGATTGTGTTCGCCGCCGCAGACGGATTTTGAATCTCGTCCAAGAGGCGTTGTCTCAGTTACGCTTGGATGTCAAGTACTTGATGTTTGATCTCGAAATCACTCGCCAGGAACGCGATCTCCTGCAAGCACAAATCGAGGATGGTGGGAGTGACGATTTCACCAGCGACTGGTCTTAA
- a CDS encoding LysR family transcriptional regulator: MNLRNTEIFCDIVTHGSFSKAAVARQVSQPAISQALQQLEEHLGVDLIDRSQRPIQLTSAGEIYFKRCQKWLRDYQDIEDSVQKNSGRLSGRVRVASIYSVGLLQMSDYVSRFRSEFPEVDLTLGYAQPDDVYSKVLRDEIDLGIVSFPRDGGEVGCIPWQNQEMVLAVGNTNKLADLDSIPIAGLAGQNLVAFSNDLMIRRKTEKLLKKSNVNVNVVHEFDNLETVKRAVEIDLGVAILPLATLRREMEFRTLKAIPFLDCDFVRPLGIVHKRHKHLSRAAEKFVEILLEDLPPDEAISKTAPAFSSAMS; this comes from the coding sequence GTGAACCTACGAAACACTGAAATTTTCTGTGATATCGTGACCCACGGCAGCTTCTCGAAGGCCGCCGTGGCGAGGCAGGTTTCGCAACCTGCGATCAGTCAAGCATTGCAGCAATTGGAGGAACACCTTGGAGTTGACCTGATTGACAGGTCTCAAAGACCGATTCAGTTGACCTCTGCAGGTGAAATTTACTTCAAACGCTGCCAAAAGTGGTTGCGGGACTATCAGGACATTGAAGACAGCGTCCAGAAAAATAGTGGGCGACTGTCGGGACGTGTTCGAGTGGCATCGATCTATTCTGTCGGGTTGTTACAGATGTCCGATTACGTGAGTCGCTTCCGGAGCGAATTTCCTGAAGTTGATCTCACCTTGGGCTACGCTCAACCTGATGACGTGTACAGCAAAGTCTTACGAGACGAAATCGATTTAGGGATCGTCTCGTTTCCGAGGGATGGTGGAGAGGTTGGCTGTATTCCCTGGCAGAATCAGGAAATGGTTCTGGCTGTTGGGAACACCAACAAACTGGCAGATCTCGACTCGATTCCAATCGCCGGATTGGCTGGTCAGAACCTCGTTGCTTTCTCGAACGACTTGATGATTCGTCGTAAAACAGAGAAACTTCTTAAGAAGTCAAACGTCAACGTGAACGTCGTTCATGAGTTCGACAATCTTGAGACGGTCAAGCGAGCTGTCGAGATCGATTTAGGAGTGGCTATTCTGCCACTTGCGACTCTACGAAGAGAAATGGAATTTCGGACACTGAAAGCGATTCCTTTCTTAGATTGTGATTTTGTTCGCCCACTCGGGATTGTTCATAAACGTCACAAACATTTGTCTCGTGCTGCGGAAAAGTTTGTGGAGATTCTTCTCGAAGACTTACCGCCCGACGAGGCCATTTCCAAAACAGCGCCTGCATTCAGCAGTGCGATGTCATAG
- the gltB gene encoding glutamate synthase large subunit, which translates to MATDLPRGLTRFPEAQGLYDPDNEHDSCGVGFVAHIKGEPSHQIILDADRILRHMTHRGACGCEENTGDGAGMLVGLPHKFLRKVAKQELGIELPEPGKYGAGIIFLPKDDAARAEFKKTVEGLITEQGQKLLGWRDVPQRPDLANIGPSAVEAEPCMEMLLVGAAEGVDQETLERQLFIIRKMASHRIRESSHPHALEFYSCTLSTKVIVYKGMLTPDQMLRYFEDLSDEDFESHLAMVHSRFSTNTFPSWDRAQPLRFMAHNGEINTVKGNSNWMNARQGAMTSKEFGDDLKKLFPVIEKHCSDSGNFDNAMEFLYQSGRSLQEVAMMMIPEAWQNHHEMSEEKHAFYEYFSTMQEPWDGPASVSFTDGHFIGACLDRNGLRPSRYYVTHDDKVIMASEVGVLDIEPDNVKSKGRLQPGKMFLVDFAQGRLIPDEELKHDVASRRPYGKWIQKQRVELSELVDEWQRQDGKRERVSEDRLLKQMQSFGYTTETMQFMLLPMLNQRKDPIYSMGDDTSLACLSDQPRLLYDYFKQLFAQVTNPPIDSIREEVIMSLECYIGPEGNLLDTTEEQAHRLRVPHPILTDKETAAIKSLDGYRGWKSRTIDTTWEKSEGTSGLLPAIQRICREVEEAIAAGDDLVVLSDRGCSPTRVPISSLLVTGAVHHHLVRKELRTRIGLVIESGEAREVHHFCLLTGYGADAINPYLAFEAIQDAKDHGHLNDNYDEKKIVRTYRKAVYKGMLKVMGKMGISTLASYKGAQIFEALGLDEDVINLCFRGTASRIKGVNFEILAEEHLRRHELGFPTRNESKQLPVLPNMGLVNWRHGGEQHAWNPLSIAEIQQAARAGDSDAYMRFASLIDESDKRQGTLRGLLRFKPGTPVPIEEVEPASEIVKRFCSGAMSYGSISAEAHETMAIAMNRLQAKSNTGEGGEDEARFTPMPNGDSKRSAIKQVASGRFGVTSWYLTNADELQIKVAQGAKPGEGGELPGFKVDKIIAATRNSTPGVGLISPPPHHDIYSIEDLAQLIFDLKNANPTARVSVKLVSEVGVGTIAAGVAKGHADKILISGDGGGTGASPLTSIKHAGLPWELGIAETHQTLVMNDLRSRVVLETDGQIKTGRDVAIACLLGAEEFGLATAPLITLGCVMMRKCHLNTCPVGVATQDPELRAKFSGQPDHVVNYLFMVAEHCREVMAELGFRTINEMVGRADMLEVNPEIDHWKAKHLDLSLILTKVQSPYKNAGTHCQRSQNHGLEETLDQSMLIPKCIEAIKKGEKIHLDVDIQNIDRAFATSLSHEVSKHWKSKGLPEDTIHITCRGSAGQSVAAWATRGVTVEVIGDGNDYCGKGLSGGKLIVYPPKESTFKAEENILIGNVAMYGATSGEAYFRGIAAERFCVRNSGATAVVEGVGDHGCEYMTGGRAIILGETGRNFAAGMSGGIAYVYDPQNRLLGNCNLELVDLEKVEDPNEIAELKETIKKHQNYTGSTRAAEILDNWDTSLGQIVRVMPRDYKRALEELNNAQKATNQATVN; encoded by the coding sequence ATGGCCACAGATCTCCCCCGCGGACTCACTCGCTTCCCTGAAGCCCAGGGACTGTACGATCCTGACAACGAACACGATTCGTGTGGCGTCGGATTTGTCGCGCATATCAAAGGGGAGCCGTCACATCAGATCATTCTGGATGCAGATCGTATTTTACGTCACATGACGCACCGTGGCGCCTGCGGTTGCGAAGAGAACACTGGTGACGGAGCAGGGATGCTGGTCGGGCTGCCGCACAAATTTCTCCGCAAAGTTGCCAAGCAGGAATTGGGAATTGAGCTTCCAGAGCCGGGCAAATACGGAGCCGGTATCATCTTTCTGCCGAAGGATGACGCTGCACGTGCTGAATTCAAGAAAACCGTTGAAGGGTTAATTACGGAACAAGGCCAGAAACTTCTGGGGTGGCGCGATGTCCCTCAACGGCCTGATCTCGCCAATATTGGCCCTTCAGCAGTCGAAGCTGAACCTTGCATGGAAATGCTGCTCGTTGGAGCTGCAGAAGGGGTCGATCAGGAAACACTCGAACGGCAGCTGTTTATCATTCGAAAAATGGCCAGCCACCGCATCCGTGAATCGAGCCACCCACATGCACTTGAATTCTATTCGTGCACGCTCTCAACGAAGGTCATTGTCTACAAAGGGATGCTGACTCCCGACCAAATGCTCCGGTACTTTGAAGATCTCTCTGATGAAGATTTCGAATCGCATCTGGCGATGGTCCACAGCCGATTCAGTACCAATACGTTTCCTTCCTGGGATCGCGCACAGCCGTTGCGGTTCATGGCACATAATGGCGAAATCAATACCGTCAAAGGAAACAGTAACTGGATGAACGCTCGTCAGGGAGCGATGACGTCGAAGGAATTCGGCGACGACCTGAAGAAGCTTTTCCCAGTGATTGAGAAGCATTGCAGCGACTCCGGTAACTTCGACAATGCAATGGAATTTTTATATCAATCAGGCAGATCGCTCCAAGAAGTGGCCATGATGATGATTCCGGAAGCATGGCAAAATCATCACGAGATGAGCGAAGAGAAGCATGCTTTCTACGAGTATTTCTCGACCATGCAAGAACCTTGGGACGGACCTGCAAGTGTCTCCTTTACGGATGGTCATTTTATCGGAGCCTGCCTCGACCGGAATGGTCTCCGCCCAAGCCGATACTACGTCACTCATGACGACAAAGTCATCATGGCCAGTGAAGTCGGCGTGTTGGATATTGAACCGGACAATGTAAAGAGCAAAGGTCGTTTGCAGCCAGGCAAGATGTTTCTCGTCGACTTCGCGCAAGGTCGATTGATTCCAGATGAAGAGCTTAAGCACGATGTTGCCAGTCGGCGGCCTTATGGAAAATGGATTCAGAAGCAACGCGTCGAACTGAGTGAACTTGTCGACGAGTGGCAAAGACAGGATGGGAAACGAGAACGCGTTTCCGAGGACCGCTTGCTGAAGCAAATGCAGTCGTTCGGCTACACGACCGAAACAATGCAGTTCATGCTGCTTCCGATGCTCAACCAGCGAAAAGATCCCATCTATTCAATGGGGGACGATACTTCGCTGGCATGTTTGTCTGATCAGCCACGCCTCCTTTACGATTACTTCAAGCAACTCTTTGCACAGGTCACCAACCCGCCAATCGATTCGATTCGCGAAGAAGTGATTATGTCGCTGGAATGCTACATCGGTCCTGAAGGAAATCTTCTCGACACGACGGAAGAGCAAGCACATCGATTGCGAGTCCCGCATCCGATCTTGACTGACAAAGAAACTGCAGCGATCAAATCTTTGGATGGCTATCGTGGTTGGAAGTCTCGCACAATCGATACGACCTGGGAGAAATCTGAAGGAACATCTGGACTGCTCCCGGCGATTCAGAGAATTTGCCGTGAAGTCGAAGAAGCAATTGCAGCTGGAGACGATTTGGTCGTGCTCTCGGATCGTGGATGCAGTCCGACGAGAGTCCCGATCAGTTCGCTCCTCGTGACAGGAGCAGTCCACCATCACCTGGTTCGCAAAGAACTTCGGACTCGAATCGGCTTGGTCATCGAATCTGGCGAAGCTCGAGAGGTGCATCACTTCTGCCTGCTGACAGGTTATGGGGCTGACGCCATCAATCCATATTTAGCTTTCGAGGCCATCCAGGACGCCAAGGATCACGGTCACCTCAATGACAACTACGACGAAAAGAAAATCGTCCGCACCTACCGAAAAGCTGTGTACAAAGGAATGCTCAAAGTCATGGGCAAAATGGGCATCTCGACGTTGGCGTCGTACAAAGGTGCACAGATCTTCGAAGCGTTAGGACTCGATGAAGATGTCATCAATCTTTGCTTCCGTGGAACAGCAAGTCGCATTAAGGGTGTGAACTTTGAGATTCTCGCTGAAGAACATCTTCGCCGTCATGAACTCGGATTCCCGACTCGGAACGAAAGCAAACAACTGCCGGTTCTTCCAAATATGGGACTCGTCAACTGGCGACACGGTGGCGAGCAACATGCCTGGAACCCGCTTTCGATTGCAGAAATCCAACAAGCTGCCCGTGCTGGAGACTCTGATGCCTACATGCGGTTTGCATCACTGATCGATGAAAGCGACAAGCGGCAGGGGACGTTGCGTGGTCTCTTGCGATTCAAGCCGGGGACTCCGGTTCCGATTGAAGAAGTCGAACCTGCCAGTGAAATCGTAAAACGATTCTGCAGTGGAGCAATGAGCTACGGTTCAATTTCTGCTGAAGCTCACGAGACGATGGCCATTGCCATGAATCGTCTGCAGGCCAAAAGCAATACTGGTGAAGGAGGCGAAGACGAAGCCCGCTTCACTCCGATGCCTAACGGAGATAGCAAACGGTCCGCGATTAAACAGGTCGCATCAGGACGGTTTGGGGTCACCTCATGGTATTTGACCAACGCCGACGAACTCCAGATTAAAGTTGCACAAGGTGCCAAGCCTGGAGAAGGGGGAGAGCTCCCGGGATTCAAAGTCGATAAAATTATCGCTGCGACGCGGAACTCCACGCCCGGTGTCGGACTCATCAGTCCACCACCACACCACGACATCTACTCGATCGAAGATTTGGCACAACTGATCTTTGACCTGAAAAACGCGAACCCGACTGCACGTGTCAGCGTGAAGCTGGTTTCTGAAGTGGGTGTTGGAACAATTGCAGCTGGTGTTGCCAAGGGCCATGCCGATAAAATTCTGATCTCTGGCGACGGTGGCGGCACAGGAGCTTCACCACTCACGTCGATCAAACATGCAGGCCTCCCCTGGGAACTCGGAATTGCCGAGACGCACCAGACGCTCGTCATGAACGACTTGCGAAGCCGAGTCGTGTTAGAAACCGACGGCCAGATCAAAACTGGTCGCGATGTGGCGATCGCCTGCTTACTCGGAGCAGAAGAGTTTGGCCTCGCGACAGCTCCACTCATCACACTCGGTTGCGTGATGATGCGGAAGTGTCACCTCAACACGTGTCCAGTCGGGGTGGCGACACAAGATCCGGAACTGCGAGCGAAGTTCTCCGGTCAGCCTGACCATGTCGTGAACTATCTCTTCATGGTTGCGGAACATTGCCGCGAAGTGATGGCAGAACTTGGATTCCGAACGATCAACGAAATGGTCGGTCGTGCCGATATGCTCGAAGTGAATCCAGAGATTGACCACTGGAAAGCGAAGCATCTGGACCTCTCGTTGATTCTGACCAAGGTTCAAAGTCCATATAAAAACGCAGGCACACATTGCCAACGTTCGCAAAATCATGGACTCGAAGAGACTCTCGATCAGTCCATGCTGATTCCGAAATGTATTGAAGCAATCAAGAAAGGTGAGAAGATTCACCTCGATGTTGATATTCAAAACATCGATCGTGCCTTCGCAACTTCGCTCAGCCATGAAGTTTCCAAGCACTGGAAGTCCAAAGGCTTGCCGGAAGACACAATCCACATCACCTGTCGCGGCTCAGCTGGTCAATCTGTTGCAGCCTGGGCGACACGTGGTGTTACTGTTGAAGTCATCGGTGATGGAAACGACTACTGCGGCAAAGGCCTATCTGGTGGAAAGTTAATCGTCTATCCGCCAAAAGAGAGCACTTTCAAAGCCGAAGAGAACATCCTCATCGGAAACGTTGCAATGTACGGAGCGACTTCAGGAGAAGCTTACTTCCGAGGCATCGCTGCTGAACGGTTCTGTGTGCGGAACTCTGGTGCAACGGCTGTTGTTGAAGGGGTTGGCGACCATGGTTGTGAATACATGACCGGTGGCCGTGCCATTATCCTTGGTGAAACGGGGCGAAACTTTGCAGCTGGAATGTCCGGCGGAATTGCCTACGTTTACGATCCTCAAAACCGGCTGCTCGGAAACTGTAATCTTGAACTTGTCGACCTTGAGAAGGTCGAAGATCCGAATGAGATTGCAGAGCTCAAAGAGACCATCAAGAAGCATCAGAACTACACTGGCTCGACGCGGGCAGCTGAAATTCTCGACAACTGGGATACGAGCCTCGGACAGATCGTACGTGTCATGCCACGCGACTACAAACGTGCGTTGGAAGAACTGAACAATGCACAAAAGGCTACCAACCAGGCGACAGTGAACTAA
- a CDS encoding glutamate synthase subunit beta codes for MGKPTGFKEYARQTSVERSPKERIKDWKEFSKPLELQILKQQGARCMDCGIPFCHTGDMIAGMAAGCPLHNLIPEWNDLVYHNDWKEALDRLHKTNNFPEFTGRVCPAPCEGSCTLGINEPPVAIKTIERSIIDRGFEEDWIKPNPPSRRTGKKVAIVGSGPAGLAAAAQLNSAGHLCTVYERSDRIGGLLMYGIPNMKLEKWIIERRIDLLKKEGVNFVVETEIGKDLHSKELMDQFDAVILATGSTVPNDFFAKTPGRELNGIHFAMEFLHKNTKSLLDSDLTDGNYISAKDKNVVVIGGGDTGNDCLGTSLRHGCKSLVNFEIVPQSPNERASNNPWPQWPKIFRTDYGHAEAAATFDYSQDANKTLHDDPREYAIQSAEFIGDENGNLKAIRTQQVDWSDPSSGGPFSVVDGTEKEWPADLCFLALGFRGPEQVIAEQLGIKTDIRSNYEAEYGKYQTSIEGVFAAGDCRRGQSLIVWAINEGREAARECDKYLMGITNLP; via the coding sequence ATGGGTAAGCCTACCGGATTCAAAGAATACGCTCGTCAAACTTCCGTTGAACGATCTCCCAAAGAGAGAATCAAAGACTGGAAAGAGTTCTCCAAACCTCTTGAATTGCAGATCCTGAAACAACAGGGTGCTCGCTGCATGGATTGTGGAATTCCGTTTTGCCATACCGGCGACATGATCGCGGGGATGGCTGCCGGGTGTCCATTGCACAACTTGATTCCTGAGTGGAATGATCTGGTCTACCACAATGACTGGAAAGAGGCTCTGGATCGGCTGCATAAGACGAACAACTTCCCGGAATTCACTGGGCGAGTTTGTCCGGCTCCCTGCGAAGGTTCATGTACACTCGGAATCAACGAGCCACCAGTCGCAATCAAAACTATCGAACGAAGCATTATTGATCGTGGCTTCGAAGAAGATTGGATTAAACCGAATCCACCTTCTCGCCGCACCGGAAAGAAGGTCGCCATCGTCGGTTCCGGACCTGCAGGGCTTGCAGCGGCTGCGCAGCTGAATAGTGCCGGACACCTCTGCACCGTGTATGAACGGTCCGACCGCATCGGCGGCTTGCTTATGTACGGAATTCCGAACATGAAGCTGGAGAAGTGGATTATCGAACGGCGAATTGACCTTCTCAAAAAAGAAGGCGTCAATTTTGTTGTTGAAACTGAAATCGGAAAAGATCTTCATTCAAAAGAGTTGATGGACCAGTTCGACGCCGTCATTCTCGCAACTGGATCAACAGTTCCGAACGATTTCTTTGCAAAAACACCTGGACGCGAATTGAATGGAATCCACTTCGCGATGGAGTTCTTACACAAGAACACAAAAAGCTTGCTCGACTCCGACCTCACTGATGGAAACTATATCTCGGCGAAAGACAAAAATGTCGTCGTCATTGGTGGTGGAGATACAGGGAATGATTGCCTGGGAACAAGCTTGCGTCATGGCTGTAAGAGCCTCGTAAACTTCGAGATCGTTCCACAATCCCCGAACGAACGTGCTTCGAATAACCCTTGGCCTCAATGGCCGAAAATTTTCCGGACCGATTACGGGCATGCAGAAGCTGCTGCAACCTTTGATTACTCTCAGGACGCAAACAAGACTCTGCACGACGATCCGCGAGAGTATGCGATTCAATCAGCGGAATTCATCGGAGATGAAAACGGAAACCTGAAAGCGATTCGCACACAACAAGTCGACTGGTCCGATCCCTCCTCTGGAGGACCATTTAGTGTGGTCGATGGAACTGAAAAAGAGTGGCCTGCAGACCTTTGCTTCCTGGCTCTCGGCTTCCGCGGTCCAGAGCAAGTCATCGCCGAGCAACTTGGTATCAAGACCGACATTCGAAGTAATTACGAAGCTGAGTATGGGAAATACCAGACGAGCATCGAAGGTGTTTTCGCTGCGGGTGACTGCCGACGGGGACAAAGTCTGATCGTCTGGGCCATCAACGAAGGTCGTGAAGCGGCCAGAGAGTGCGATAAATATCTCATGGGTATTACAAACTTACCATGA
- a CDS encoding helix-turn-helix domain-containing protein, translating to MSWSIDSPELTYRCIPRLMKYHRERLGWTQKMLSQKSGYGLRAITKAEAGQSVSSDTVADIAEAFSTEGEKIYPEDLINDPVVLARKYIDSIYTLQKDAITEIESFLCDESVFTVQGDPEVFPFAGKFHGVEGVAEMIEKFFSVLEVPANYDHTDRYRYYNSGNEVVIWGETWVHPIGVPLTEPISISIRMTFQKGKLITFDDRYDLKAGAEALAKLQLFEEQ from the coding sequence ATGTCGTGGTCAATCGACTCACCTGAATTAACGTATCGCTGTATTCCAAGATTGATGAAGTATCATCGGGAACGACTCGGCTGGACGCAGAAGATGCTCTCCCAAAAATCGGGTTACGGCTTACGCGCGATTACAAAAGCGGAGGCGGGGCAATCAGTTTCCAGTGATACAGTCGCTGACATTGCCGAAGCGTTCAGCACTGAGGGCGAGAAGATTTACCCAGAGGACTTGATCAACGACCCGGTCGTGTTGGCTCGTAAGTACATTGATTCAATCTATACGCTGCAGAAAGATGCGATCACGGAAATTGAATCGTTCTTATGCGATGAATCAGTTTTTACTGTGCAGGGAGACCCGGAGGTCTTTCCCTTCGCTGGCAAGTTCCATGGGGTTGAGGGAGTCGCGGAGATGATTGAGAAGTTCTTTTCCGTGCTCGAAGTTCCAGCGAACTATGATCACACCGACCGATATCGCTACTACAACAGTGGGAACGAGGTCGTGATCTGGGGAGAAACTTGGGTGCACCCGATCGGGGTTCCTTTAACTGAACCAATTTCGATTTCGATCCGCATGACATTTCAAAAAGGAAAACTGATCACCTTTGATGATCGTTATGATCTCAAAGCAGGCGCTGAGGCACTCGCAAAACTCCAA
- a CDS encoding sulfatase family protein: MKFYVSLLLLLTCSLLPVCVAAEGDPPNVILIFADDLGYGDVGCFSEESPFKTPHLDRMAAEGAKLTSFNVPTPYCAPSRGTILTGRYPFRHSVVRNPAPDAGVNNFGLPQSEVTIAELLKEKGYATAAYGKWHLGHQEEWLPRKQGFDEYLGILYSNDMFPVQLVHNEKVVEYPVVQATLTQRYTTKAIEFIKKNQKRPFFLYLPHAMPHKPLAASDNFYTPETRNNLYADVISELDAEVGRLLSAIKELGIDEKTLVIFTSDNGPWFGGSTGGLRGMKSRTWEGGLRVPMIARMPGTIPKGVSNDAPTASIDILPTIMSLTQTELPADLKIDGKNILPLLQDANEKSPHDAIYGMQGVNLATIRSGKWKLHVRSPGRKLFSRLTQQQLENYIDPRGPDGVILLAPYEQSPPSDHPGLTTGDAPKAMMLFDLEEDPGEQHDVAASNPQIVKELTQKFRAMEKEVPDFPAPKNDYLFRAPKKGEPRRLMRLIGGELEYDRIPATQQHLLKKE, translated from the coding sequence ATGAAATTCTACGTTTCGCTGTTGCTGTTGTTGACCTGTTCTCTCCTCCCGGTGTGCGTCGCCGCTGAAGGCGATCCGCCCAATGTGATTCTCATTTTCGCGGACGATCTTGGTTACGGAGACGTGGGCTGCTTTTCGGAGGAGTCACCATTCAAGACACCACACTTGGACCGAATGGCCGCCGAAGGAGCGAAGCTCACCAGCTTCAATGTGCCGACTCCATATTGTGCCCCATCACGCGGAACGATTTTGACGGGCCGCTATCCATTTCGACATTCTGTTGTTCGTAATCCAGCCCCTGATGCGGGTGTCAATAATTTTGGACTCCCGCAATCAGAAGTGACCATCGCAGAACTTCTCAAAGAGAAAGGCTATGCGACGGCCGCCTATGGAAAGTGGCACCTCGGGCATCAGGAAGAATGGCTTCCTCGCAAGCAGGGCTTCGACGAGTATCTCGGAATTCTCTACTCGAACGACATGTTCCCGGTGCAACTTGTCCACAACGAAAAGGTCGTTGAATACCCCGTGGTGCAAGCGACGCTCACGCAGCGATACACCACGAAGGCAATCGAGTTCATCAAGAAGAATCAAAAGCGACCATTCTTTTTGTATTTGCCACATGCGATGCCGCATAAGCCGTTGGCAGCCTCTGACAACTTCTACACTCCGGAGACTCGCAACAATCTGTATGCGGATGTAATTTCAGAGTTGGATGCTGAGGTTGGCAGGTTATTGTCCGCGATCAAAGAACTTGGAATTGATGAGAAGACACTCGTGATCTTTACTTCGGATAACGGTCCCTGGTTTGGAGGGTCGACCGGTGGTTTGCGAGGAATGAAGTCGAGAACATGGGAAGGAGGACTCCGAGTCCCGATGATTGCCCGCATGCCCGGGACGATCCCCAAGGGTGTCAGTAATGATGCTCCGACTGCGAGTATTGATATCCTGCCCACGATCATGTCGCTCACACAAACAGAACTCCCGGCAGACCTCAAGATCGATGGCAAAAACATCCTCCCACTCTTGCAGGACGCCAATGAGAAAAGTCCTCACGACGCGATCTATGGAATGCAAGGTGTGAATCTGGCGACGATTCGGTCAGGCAAATGGAAGCTGCATGTCCGAAGTCCGGGACGGAAGTTGTTTAGTCGTCTCACGCAACAACAGCTTGAAAACTATATCGATCCTCGCGGTCCCGATGGTGTCATCCTGCTTGCTCCGTACGAGCAGTCTCCTCCGTCGGATCACCCGGGACTTACAACCGGAGACGCTCCCAAAGCGATGATGCTCTTTGACCTTGAGGAAGATCCCGGAGAACAACATGACGTCGCTGCTTCGAATCCGCAGATTGTCAAGGAGTTGACTCAGAAGTTTCGAGCGATGGAAAAGGAGGTTCCAGACTTTCCTGCCCCGAAGAATGACTACCTGTTTCGAGCCCCGAAGAAGGGGGAACCACGCCGACTCATGCGGTTGATCGGAGGGGAGCTCGAGTACGATCGAATTCCTGCAACTCAACAGCACCTGCTGAAAAAGGAGTGA